TATTTCTAGCCATTTTACAAATTGACGTAAGGTGAGAGCTTGTTCGTTTTGGCAGAGACTACGGGCGAGTTCACGCAGTTTCTCCAGATTATTAGCCGCCTGCTGGTTTTTTTGGCGCAGATAGTGAGAACGGATGTGAAATGCTTCGTAAAGCCGTGTTAGTATCTGAGGGACAGTGGCAGAGCGTACAGATTTCCGTAATTTCAGCAAATAGCGGTTGTAGTTTGGATATTCTTGCTCGAACCAGTCCATGAGAGGATTACCTTCACGGGTTCCATATTGAAGAATATACTGCTCGTGAGCAGTTGGATCAACACCTTTTAGATAGGGAGTCCGCAGTGCTAAAGATAAAGCTGTATCATCAGGATAGTAGAGAACTAATTTTAGCATTTGGAAAGTAGAGACAATCTCAGGTTTCTCGAAGAACCTACCACCAGCATCTGAACGCACGGTAATACCTGTATCTTTCAACAAAATTTGTAGCTGCCGTTCATAGTTACTGAGTTGATTATTAGAGCGAACTAAAATGGCAATATCAGCTTGTTCTATAGGACGGAGTTTTCCTGTTTGCGGGTCGTCGATTTCCTGGCTCATCAACTCACGGATTTGACTAGCAGTAGCAGCAATGCCTTGTTCTAAACTCACTTTATCGCCAGCTGGAGCATAAGTGATTGGTGCTAATGCACTCTGCCCTTGAATAGTACCTTCCCAAGGCTCTAATGGATCATTGAGGTTAGGGTAGCGCTGACCGATACTATTAAATAGTTCGTTTTGGGCATTTAAAAGTTTTTGCGTTGGTCGTCGTGAAATACTTAAAGGCAGAATATTTACCCCAGTTTCTTTAGATAACTGCTCGATGAGAGAGTCATCTGCTGAACGAAAACCGTAGATAGATTGCTTGCGATCGCCAACTACTAGCAATCCCGCAAGTTGAGGGCGCAAAGCATCAACAAGACGTTTTTTTACTCGATCTGTATCCTGAAACTCATCAATAAAAAGGTAATGATATCGCTCAGTTAATTTTTGAACGATTGTCGAACCTTCTAAACATTCAAGTAGTGCTGCTGTTTTACTTATGAGATCGCTGGAATCTAATACTTGATCCTTTCGCTTGCGTTCGGTGTAGAATGTTTCAGTATCCGCCAGCAATTCGGCTATAGCAACACGATAAGCCTTTTCTGAATCCTCAGCTTGACATTGAGTCTGTCCCAATATGGATGCAGGATCAAGATTATGGTTATGCATGTATTCGAGGATATTGGCTAGCAACCTACGCAGTTCGTGTTCCTGCCAATAGAGTCTTTCTCCAAATAAAATTGGATTTTGACTGGCTGTATATTTTTCAAGAACATCTTGAAGTGTTTCAGTTAGTTGATACCGGGATAAGGTAATTTTTGATTCTCTGGCAACGCGTTCTTCATAGCCGAAAGTTCGTAATATTTGGGCGCAAAAACTGTGAATTGTACCGATAAAAGCAATAGTTAACCTCTCCTGCTGCTTCCGCCAAAAATTTCGCTCTTCTGCATTTTTGGCGGAAACTAGTCGCTTTGCTAGTTCTTTCTCCATCCGTTCCTGTAACTCATCAGCTGCCTTTTTAGTGAAAGTTATAAGGATAAACTGATCGAGAGTGGCAAGTTTGCGTTGTAGTATTTCTAAAACTGCTGCGACTGTAGTGTGGGTTTTGCCAGAACCTGCCCCAGCTCCAACCACACTTATTTTATTATTAAGTAATTGGTCGATAACTTGTGCCTGTTGCTTGGTAACGCTTAAACCTCCCCGGATTAGTTCGTTCATGAATTTTCCTCCTCAGACAAACCAAGGCATTCACCACGCACTGGGCAGTACAGACAGTGTTCTCCAAAATGCTTGGGATAATGCCCAGCCTCAATTGCCTGAATAAAATCCCCAATCTTTTCCTGTTGCTTTTGGTAATTCTGCTGTTGTTGTCTAGCAAAGTCGTTGTTCTGTTGACGGGATCGCTCAAAGTTAAAAGCTGTCCTAATTGCGTTTTGCCACCACTGCACTGCATGGTAGTGACCAGGAAAAACCTTAACTCCATCGACTTCCATATATTCGGGACTTTCCACCTTTGGTTTAGGCGGCGATATTAGCCATTCTTCCCGCATTAGGTTATTGATGTATGGGTAGGAGTATCTACCTTTTATAATTGCGTAGCGTACGTTAACTTCAATTTGGACGATTCGCTCATTGTTTGTTACTACATATTTAACTGGTCTTACTGATTCAACGCTAATCTGATAATTATCTTTGCCATAAAATTGAGCTGCGTTTATAAAGTCACGTTGCACGTAACGCTCAACAGTTACCCAATCCAAATCTCTTAAACCATGAAATTTTAATTTGACATTTTGTCTTGCAGCATCGATAGCAACAAAGAACATTTTAAGAATCTTATCTTCTCCTTTAGCTTTTGTCTTCTGCTCCACAAGATGCTGGAAAACCAGATTAATCCATTCTCCTTGAGCTAGGAAGCGCATCTGAAATTTGTCGCGGTATTGGCGTGCTTTAAAATCAAGACGTTCTAGCTTGTATCTAAAAGGACATAGCCCAAAGTGTGCAATCTCCGCTAGATCGTAATTTTTTCTACGAGCTTGAGTTAAAGGTCTGCTTGGTGTAGACGTATCTTCTAATTCATCGATCTCCTGTAAATCAAACTTTTCCTCTATAGGCATTCCAAAGACAGTCGCTGCATCCTCCATGTACAGAGAAGGGCGATACTTTTGTTCTTCATCTGCTCTGGCATATGACAAGTGCAAATGCTGTTTGGCAGAACGAACTACAGCTAGAAAAAAGTAGCGTTCTTTCTCTTGATGTTCATCAATTTTATTAATGTAAAATGGCCAAGGTTCTGTGTATGGTAGAGGAACACGCTGATTATCCACCCCTAAGAAAAAAACGATATCTTTTTGATAACCGTCAATTCCTTCAGGTGTAGCCACCCAAATTTGCTGGGGTTTATCTGGCTCTTCTTCTTCGTTTTATTTTGGGGTGCGCTCCTGCACAAGGCTATTGAGAACGTCACCAAATTCATCGGGGCTGATTTCGAGGGAAGCAGATTCTGTCAGTTCGCTCAAGACAATCCCAATCCGCTCTAAAATTTCGCGTTCAGCCTTGAGCATTTCTTCCGGCGCTAGGTAACTTAACTCATCTAGCAAGTATTCAACGTGCTTTCCAATGGTCTGTTCGCCCACAGAAAATAGTTTTTGGCAAATTTATTCTAATTCGGCGATCGCACTTTCCCATAAAGCAATGGTTTTTTCACTTACAGATGCTGCTGGAAGACGAGAGTCATGCGGCAGTTCCTTTTTCAGATTCTGCAAATTAGTCAAACTTCCGTGCCAACTTTCTCGATTACTACAACGAGCAAACATCTGAAACTTGACGGCATTAAATTGTTCTGTAGTTCTTTGTAAATGGCCACCTAACCAACCAGAAGCTAAAATAGCTTCAAATTGGTCTATATCCATTTGAAGAGAATTTTTCTGCCATATTTTGTATAAAGTTAAAACAAAACGTCCTAATGGGGTTAGTAATAACTGACGAGGCTGAATTCCTAAAGTTACAATGTTGCCTTCATTATCCCGAAGTTTATGTAACTCTACCTCTTCTTGCAGCAGAATTTGGAATTCCGATCTAGCCCTTGTTACTATTGCAACTTGTTCAGCTTTTACCCCATTTTGCAGATACTCTTTAATACGCTTAATGCAAGCGGCTACTTCCCGGTTGCGGTGACTGTAGTACTCCAGAGTAACTGATGGTATTTTTTCTGGCTCTCCTGTTTCCACAACTTCATCAGCAAAAAGATATTGTTGCAGTCGAGATAGATTATTTGCTCTAATGAAGCTGGCTGTTGGTAGCAACCGTGGCTGGGGATTGACAATGTTAATGGTTTTACCGTAATAAGTCCGTTGCATTATCTCAAACCCGTAGGCTTGAGTATCTCTATAGGGGATGAAAATATGCACAGTAACTTCTCTTTTATGGCACTCATGGAGAAATCGTTGCTGTAGAGGTGTCAAAAACGTGAAACCCTCCATTATAACCAGTCGGGTTGGCTCATAGTTGTTGAGTAATTCATAGGCAGCTTCCTCAAAAGTTTGTAATCCACTTTGTTTTTGAATGCTTTGATAAAAGTTTTGAAAAGACTGAAGTAACTGCCCAACGGAATAATTTACTAGTGAATTTTCTAATTCGGGTTTTATGCCCTGACTCAAGTCAATTCCCCGTTGTGCTAACTCTGCTAAAGCATCTGCCCAAGAGTAAACGTCATTTTTAAGTTGCAGAACAATCTCCGGAGATTTTTTAGCTATATCTTCAGCTGCTCTTTTTAAGGCAATGCTTTCTTCAGCACGAGTTAGCAGCTTCTTATTAATTAGAAGGCGCAAAAATCGGTGAAATACTATTTGAGCTTTTCCATCAACAATTTGATGTAGTGGTGCTAGTTCCTCTCTCTGCTTTGCTTGTGCTACTGTTGCGACAATATAAGTGTAATTCCGGTCACTATTTCCCAATAATGATTGAATCTCTGTATTAGTCGGAGGTTCTCCGTTGTAGCTGTGCAGGAAAATACCTTTCATTATGGTTCGACATCTATAGTATTAGCCTTGTTCCTACCCATCCTGGAACGGGCAATTTGACGCTGTTCAAGAAGTTGTTCAGTTATATGGCTGCGGGCATTAAGATTTTGCTGCCAATCACTAATCAATCTTTTTAGTGCCACGTTTACCATGTCTTGGTAAGTTGGAGCGTCGCTAATGTATTGAGGATCGATCAGAGATTCTCTGATCTTGTACAACTCTGAAAAAATTTCGTCCGGTATCCGTACTTGGTGAGGCAATTATTCTCCTAGCACTGTGTAAATACCCTAAGCATATATACATGACACATATTGCTGCTACCATGCATGCTTGTATGCAAGCTAGTTTGAGAATGAAAGCCAACCAAAAGAATAATGTTTGAACTTGTTATAAAAGGCGTTCCCGTACAGCGCGGTCCTCTAGGTGAACAAATAAGTTACGTTGCCAGCATTACTTTTGGTGACGTTGCTCGTCTGTTAAATGACGGTCACCTTTATATACCCAATGTTTCGGAACTGCCAGACTTCGCTCAACGTAAACTTAATCAAACGCGAGTCAAGGCGATCGCTCGGTATATTTTGGAAACTTATCAGGATGGAACTACATTTTTCCCACCGATTTGCGTTAATGTTCAGCCACGCCCAACCTACAGGGATGGCAGTCTTTACCTTCCTTATCACTCTGTTGCTTTACGTTTAACTGATGGGCAGCATAGATGCTATGGCATTCGTCAATCGCTCTTAGATATTCAGGCGCAACAGTCAGAGTATGCCATCATCCTTTCACAGTTAGAAATTGGCGTGTTGATATATGCGGGACTGCCATTAGAGGAGGAGCGTCAAGCTTTCCGTGACCAAAACCTGTTAGTGCAAAGACCAAGTGTATCGCTTTCGCATATGTTTGATAAGCGATCGCCTACAGTTTTAATTGCCAAAGATTTGCTCCAACGAGTTCCTCAGTTCCGTAACAATGTAGAAATGGTGGAGAAAGGCTTGGGTAAGCACAATCCCAAGGTGTTGACACTTTCTACCCTGGTGACAGCCACGAAATATATGTTTCCCAATCTCAACTCTAAGAAAGATTTGGAATTGAGAATCGATTGGGCAGCCACGTTTTGGGCGGCTGTAGCCAGCATTTTACCTGATGACCCTTGGAACATTAAAAGCAAGGAGGAACGCACACAGCAAAGACAGGAGTCGCTGACTGTGAACGCAGTTGTATTCCAGGCTTTAGGAATGTTGGCTCGCGATTTGTTATTAGAAAATGTTCCCGAACCGGAACTGGTTAAGTGGTTGAATAGACTGCGGGAGATAGATTGGCGTAAACGTAACGAATTTTGGCTAGAACGAGGAGTCACACAAGTTGGCGCAACAGGAAACCCAATTATTCAAAATACACGAACTACTGTGGATGCTTGCCATCGGGTTTTGCGTGAATTTGTGGGTATTCTCCCTGTGAGTAATGTAGTTTAATTTACGTATTTATTGACAGTAAAATATGGCAAGATGCCCACCTCATGCTGAAAGTGCGACGATGCTCCACCTTTAGCGATCGCGCATGGAAGATCAGCTATTCTTATATCCTCACCCACCTAAATACTCCCGAATCACCCGCAGCATACTTGCACTACCTTTACTATTAACCAAAAGAATTGGTGCAAGGTGTGATGGACGATTCGCTTCAATAAAACCTGTAGCCGAGTGTTTAGCACTAGCCGTCACCACGACAACAATATCAGAGTTTTTCACCCACTGACGCAACCTATCATTACCCCCATGATCATGACTGAGGTAAACTTTAACATCTTGACAAGCTGCTGCCAAAATGCTCTTCACCCTTAAAGCTGCTGATTCTGTCAGAGTGTAAATCAGAAGAGATTTCCCCTTCAGATTTTGGAAGATATTCGCCTCAACCTCAATGCTTGGTTCTACCAAACTTGCTTGTTCGCCTAGTAAATTTGGCAGCGCTGCTTGCAGATTCAGGTCTTGAACCAGAGAGCGAAAAATCCCCCATTGAGTCTCATCAATCCTGCCGGCAAAGCGACGTAGACTTTCAGCAACTGTAAATAATAACTGTTGGCGCATCTGGGGAACTGCACACGGGTATGATACCAGTAAATCAACGAAGTCAAGCACCCAATCAACCTTTTTGGGAGAGTTAAAGCGATTCCAGAGTTCCAAAGCATACTCTATAATCTCAGTATATTTTCCCGTCTCAACTCCCAAAGTTAAAAGAGCGATCGCTAAATCATTGAATAAAATTAAATCAGCATCTCCACCCTGAGTGCTGAGAACTAGCAGTTCTAGCAGCGAGTGATAAAGCATCACAAACTCGCAACGAGGAAAATGTTCATCTTTTTGGAAAAACGCTAACAAGTGGGGGAGGGCATTGTGCAGCACAGACTCAGCTTTTGAGGCGACTTGATCCAACAACTCGTCAAAATCTGCCACTGCTTGTGGTTGCATCAGCAAACTGGTGACATCCCACTCCGCAGAACCTTGGCGTGCAGTATATAAAGCTCGTTCCCAATTTGGTTCTTTGTCCAACTGCAATAACCACTCTAGCCAACTGGTGGGGACAGCTTCGGCGGTGGGGGTGTCTTTGGTTGTATTTTCTTCACTTCCCCACAGTTGGGTCAAAAAATCTTGGTTCCAGCGTACCTTCAGCAAGGCTGTTTGCTCATCAGCCGTTAGCGCATCAAAGGCTTGCAATGCAGCTTTTTCCACTGCCAAGGTTCCCAATTCGTAGGCACACTGGAAGAGCAAACGAACTTTCTCCTTCGATGGTGGACTATCACAAAGCAATGAAAAGGCTTGGTCAAAGTCTCCATCCTTAGACAGCTGTTCGGCTTGTTGTAAGGGGTCGCCTGGGTTGTCAGGAGTAGCATCTTTTAGCAGTGCAGCTAACCTTTGCAAATAGCTGCGATGAGTCTCTTCAACTTCCGAAATTGCCAGCAGTTCATCCCGGAGAGTAGGTTTTGCTGGTTCTCCACCCACAGCCAGCAGCATAAATAATTTCAGGACTTCGGGGATTTTACTACCTGCACGGACAGCAAAAAGATTGTTGTAACGAGGGAAAACTACTTCTTGGAAATAGGCTACAGCACTACCAGGGGCGTTATTGTCTTCAAAATGTTGTAATTCAGTGCGGTACACTGCCCTCAGCAGAGCTTGGGTAACTGCAAAGGGTCGGCGAACCTGCAAAAGATTACCTAGTTCTGGGAGGGTAAGTAATTCGTTCCATTGCTCCAATTCTGCTAAGAGTTGCACCCGCAGAAACAGCAGATTCAGGGCATCCAGACGATGCTGGTCTATCAGGTATTGCAGGGAATTTTCCGCCGCCATGCGATCGCCTGCTTGCAGTGCCATGTAAAAGTCCCGCAGTACCCGACCCGTGGGCAGAGGAATTTCTATAACTCGCTTGACTCGGCGATCGCTCACCCGGCGCATCCGTTCTAAAGCTTCCCAAACATCTTTGGCTTGTCCGCTTAGTTTGAACACTGCACCACCAGTAAATTCATAAACCGCTAATTCTACAGGGTCTTGCAAGTTTAGCTGGGCTTGTTGTCCCCGAAATGTAGAATAAGTGGGGCCAACGAATGCGATTAATTCTTCACTCAAGGAACGTAATTGGCGTTGGCTTTGGGCTATCCCATACCAATCTACGCTTTTTTCACGCCAACGAGGGAGAACGGTTGTTTGAGGTTCAGGTTGGGTCAGTCGTTCCACCCAGGGACGAATTTTCGCCTGATTGCCTTCACCACCTTCAATTTTTCCCAAGTCAAATTTATTATCTGCGCCAAAAAACTGCTCTAGGAAGCGACGAACATCGGTATTAGTAGAATTATTCATGGTTCTACTCCCCCCCAACGGTTAGCGAAAATCACCTGTTGTTCAGCGATAATTTCTGGTAATGTCTCATAAATTACTGCTTCTTCATTAACTGTAATTCCGTTGTAGGTAAAATTCATCGAACCTGCAAGATAATACCCATCTCCCAGGATACCTTTTGCGTGTAATTCTTCGGTAATGTGGATGTGGCAGTTCGTGCCGTCATTTCTAAGTTTGAGTGCTGACAAAAAACTATGGTTATGGGAGTCGGGACGGGTAGCGATGTATATGGTTGTTCCCTGTTCCGCCAGGGTAGCGAGGATTTGGGAAAGGCGAATGCGGGAGCGACTCCAAGAGGGTTCTAGGGAGAGGAAAGTGTTGGCAGTGTTATCGATAACAGGGATATCAGATATCCAGGGGGAAACAAGCCAGATGCACTGACTGGGGTTAATCAGTTCGGCGACGAAGATAGTTTGGAGTAAGTCGGGGATTTGGCGGGAACTTAGGCGGGAGTGGATATAGCGGGAAGGCATTTTATTTTATTCTTGACGTGGATCTGACTGGGGGGGATGCCAACCAGCTTCTACCCAAAAACGACGAGCCACTTGAATTGAAGGCTCATCCCGACGTTCATCATTGAAGTCAAAGCGATCTTTAGTAGCTCTCCCTGTAGGAGTTGTACCTATAATTTTTGTCCCGTCTTTTGTCCAAATAAAATGCTCAGACCATTGTTGCTGACGAGGATGAAATAAAGGAACTTGTTCTTGGGTTTTGGGATCAGTACCTACTGTAAAATTATAGTGACGCTCATTACAGCGATGACAAGCTAAGGCTAAATTATCCAGTTCATCTGAGCCTCCCAAAGACTGCGGCATGATATGGTCAATGGTAAAACGGTCTGGACTCAAGTATTCTGGAGAATGACAGTATTCACAGAGGTATTTAGCTCGTTGTCTTACAAGTTTTCGAGTTTTCTCGGACACCATTTACTTTTCGCCGCTAGTTGAGCGTTTATCAAGGTAAATATTCGCTCTAATTCGGAGATGCCTACATATTCAGCTTCTTCTTCAGGAGTGAGCGCATCAGCTTTTTTCTTCTCCAACAGTTCTTCAAACCGAGACTGTAGCTCATCGGTAAATTTAAACAGATAAATGTCACCGAATTCGCTCATCCTGATACCAGAAGACATTAAGGATGAGGGTTGAACCATCAATTGGGTAGTCATTGTGTGTTCATAGTGCTTTTGGTTCTATTGTGCCGCAATTCATTATGAAACGGGTACAACATTATTATTATGTGTTCCTGCATTAGGAAGAGTAGTTCTTGAATGAGATAGCCAAATATCAAAAATTTCATATAAAGCCACTTTAAGTTTTTTAGAAATAAATTCGGCTTCTTTAACGGTAATTTTTCGAGAATGAGATTTAGTATTTTGCTCTACTGGATGATCAACACGGTTACGCATATTTCCTAAGTCTTTCCAAGTATTTACCCCATTAGGAAGAGTAGTTACAAAGACTCCTCTATGTGATAAATCTCCATATCCTCCTTTACCATATATTCCTTGCTCTGAAGGTAAAATATCTTCATAGAATGCAATAAGAGTTAAGTGTGCAAATTGATGAAATGTTCTGATATAATCGCTGGGTGACTGCTGATAGTTTTTAAAAGATTCACGCAAATGCTCAACTGCTTTTTCATAATGGCTTTTATAAAAATCGCGCAGGTCTGTTTGCGATAACGAAACCTCATACATAGTTGAAAGTGTTTGGTATATAAAGCATATTTTCGGTGCGTCTGGTGATAAGCCAACATCTTTAACTAAATCTGACAGCTTGCTCATTTCTTGGTGGTGCGGCTTTAAATCATCCCAGGTAACTCTACATTTATCCATTTGTAGAAGATAAATGACTAATCTGTGAAGTACAGGACTTTTATCACTACAAATTAAGCGAAACAATGCCAAAATTTTATTATGTAATTTAATCCTCTGAAATGCACCATAAGCTAGTTTTTGTCTAAGAAGTGAAGAAGCTTCTGGATCATCTTTGCTATTGTGTTGTTCTTGCTGCAAGCATTCCATAAAATAGGAATGTTGACCAGGAAGTTCTGCCAATATTCGTGCAGCTATCATTCTTGCATACCAGTCAAGTCGAGTATCGGCTAGCCATTCTCGGCATATAAACGCAGTATTTTTAGCTCCACTAATTTGATATAAAGACCATAGTGAATTAGCACGATGCCAAGAATATACCTTATGTTCAGTTATAAAATCTTGTAATTTTCTTATAATAACTGAATCATTTTTAAAACGTCCTAAACAATTACATACAGCTTCAGAACGCCAAGGCAATCTGTAAAGTAAATCTAATATCGGCTCACGTATTGATTCATGAGGTTCTAGCCTGTACAAGCAAAATGTGATATTTGATTCTGCTTCCTTACTTTTGGCTGAATTATCTAAAAGTGAATAAGCTTCTAAAAATATTTCACGAAATTGCTCTTGTAATTTTTCATTTCCAGTTATATTTATATTCAAATTTTTATTTGAAGAGTATATATTGCCCTCTTCTTCTTCTTCTTCAAAACCATCATCGCTATCTTCGTCTGATTCAGTAGAAATATTTGATGTTTTTGTTTCTTCCTCTATACTATCGGTATTTGTTTTTTTGACATAATCTGCCGCCAATTCAGCCTGTTCACTTTTTGGAATAGTAGGCTCTTGAATTAGAGTATATTCTCCTTGACCTGTGGGATCTGTAATTAGAAAGCGTAAATGTGTAATTTCTTTATTTATATCCTCGATTTCATGAATGCTAGTTTTTGTGACCTGAGCTACTAATCCAGCACGCTTAAGTTCTAAATCAAAAAGAATTAGTCCTTGTTGAACAGTTGGTTTATCACGTCCTAAAATGCGTATATACGTATAATCTGAATTAGTCTTTCATGATCAATAGTGTCATAGAAAGACACAATATCTGTTGAAGCAATCCAAGAATTACCTTTACGATATAATTTTTCAACAGAATTAACGAAGTTATTATATTGTTGTTTCCAGGGACGGAGCATCCAGCGCTTACCTGAACCAGCATAAACATTGCCAAAAATATGCTGATTTTGGTGAGTCACCAGATATTGATGACTTTCGTCAGCAATAACATTAACAAGAGCCTGGTAAACAATAACATCAGATACAGCCATGAGTGACATTGTTCTCAATGTCGTTGATGGTTTGGGAACATACACTTTGTGGTCTGCTAGTGGTGTATAGGGAAAATCTTCCGCTTGTACTTGTCTTATTAAATCTTTTAGATTAACTTCAAGATTAAAGGCAAATATTTTAAACCCCAACTCATCAATAATCATACGGCTAGTAACATTCACTGTTCTTTGCCAAGCCAGCATAAAATTATCGTAAGTTATAAATTTATCCCACAGATTTTCAGAAGATGACATTATTTATATTTG
This window of the Nodularia sp. LEGE 06071 genome carries:
- a CDS encoding UvrD-helicase domain-containing protein produces the protein MNELIRGGLSVTKQQAQVIDQLLNNKISVVGAGAGSGKTHTTVAAVLEILQRKLATLDQFILITFTKKAADELQERMEKELAKRLVSAKNAEERNFWRKQQERLTIAFIGTIHSFCAQILRTFGYEERVARESKITLSRYQLTETLQDVLEKYTASQNPILFGERLYWQEHELRRLLANILEYMHNHNLDPASILGQTQCQAEDSEKAYRVAIAELLADTETFYTERKRKDQVLDSSDLISKTAALLECLEGSTIVQKLTERYHYLFIDEFQDTDRVKKRLVDALRPQLAGLLVVGDRKQSIYGFRSADDSLIEQLSKETGVNILPLSISRRPTQKLLNAQNELFNSIGQRYPNLNDPLEPWEGTIQGQSALAPITYAPAGDKVSLEQGIAATASQIRELMSQEIDDPQTGKLRPIEQADIAILVRSNNQLSNYERQLQILLKDTGITVRSDAGGRFFEKPEIVSTFQMLKLVLYYPDDTALSLALRTPYLKGVDPTAHEQYILQYGTREGNPLMDWFEQEYPNYNRYLLKLRKSVRSATVPQILTRLYEAFHIRSHYLRQKNQQAANNLEKLRELARSLCQNEQALTLRQFVKWLEISILSSKEEGEALLPENTGERPNYVRITTIHRAKGLEFPVVIIPEVQSPINRSEQPDFLIIPDWGLEVNLQNWGLPKHSDKYLQELQKNRKFRIEEEMRLLYVAVTRAQNAVIFVGSGRTPPKAQQPNPDSEFYCWKDEIRCAWKNLQKLGAIVKN
- a CDS encoding DNA sulfur modification protein DndB, giving the protein MFELVIKGVPVQRGPLGEQISYVASITFGDVARLLNDGHLYIPNVSELPDFAQRKLNQTRVKAIARYILETYQDGTTFFPPICVNVQPRPTYRDGSLYLPYHSVALRLTDGQHRCYGIRQSLLDIQAQQSEYAIILSQLEIGVLIYAGLPLEEERQAFRDQNLLVQRPSVSLSHMFDKRSPTVLIAKDLLQRVPQFRNNVEMVEKGLGKHNPKVLTLSTLVTATKYMFPNLNSKKDLELRIDWAATFWAAVASILPDDPWNIKSKEERTQQRQESLTVNAVVFQALGMLARDLLLENVPEPELVKWLNRLREIDWRKRNEFWLERGVTQVGATGNPIIQNTRTTVDACHRVLREFVGILPVSNVV
- the dpdD gene encoding protein DpdD gives rise to the protein MNNSTNTDVRRFLEQFFGADNKFDLGKIEGGEGNQAKIRPWVERLTQPEPQTTVLPRWREKSVDWYGIAQSQRQLRSLSEELIAFVGPTYSTFRGQQAQLNLQDPVELAVYEFTGGAVFKLSGQAKDVWEALERMRRVSDRRVKRVIEIPLPTGRVLRDFYMALQAGDRMAAENSLQYLIDQHRLDALNLLFLRVQLLAELEQWNELLTLPELGNLLQVRRPFAVTQALLRAVYRTELQHFEDNNAPGSAVAYFQEVVFPRYNNLFAVRAGSKIPEVLKLFMLLAVGGEPAKPTLRDELLAISEVEETHRSYLQRLAALLKDATPDNPGDPLQQAEQLSKDGDFDQAFSLLCDSPPSKEKVRLLFQCAYELGTLAVEKAALQAFDALTADEQTALLKVRWNQDFLTQLWGSEENTTKDTPTAEAVPTSWLEWLLQLDKEPNWERALYTARQGSAEWDVTSLLMQPQAVADFDELLDQVASKAESVLHNALPHLLAFFQKDEHFPRCEFVMLYHSLLELLVLSTQGGDADLILFNDLAIALLTLGVETGKYTEIIEYALELWNRFNSPKKVDWVLDFVDLLVSYPCAVPQMRQQLLFTVAESLRRFAGRIDETQWGIFRSLVQDLNLQAALPNLLGEQASLVEPSIEVEANIFQNLKGKSLLIYTLTESAALRVKSILAAACQDVKVYLSHDHGGNDRLRQWVKNSDIVVVVTASAKHSATGFIEANRPSHLAPILLVNSKGSASMLRVIREYLGG
- the dpdK gene encoding phospholipase D-like domain-containing protein DpdK — its product is MPSRYIHSRLSSRQIPDLLQTIFVAELINPSQCIWLVSPWISDIPVIDNTANTFLSLEPSWSRSRIRLSQILATLAEQGTTIYIATRPDSHNHSFLSALKLRNDGTNCHIHITEELHAKGILGDGYYLAGSMNFTYNGITVNEEAVIYETLPEIIAEQQVIFANRWGGVEP
- a CDS encoding HNH endonuclease, translating into MVSEKTRKLVRQRAKYLCEYCHSPEYLSPDRFTIDHIMPQSLGGSDELDNLALACHRCNERHYNFTVGTDPKTQEQVPLFHPRQQQWSEHFIWTKDGTKIIGTTPTGRATKDRFDFNDERRDEPSIQVARRFWVEAGWHPPQSDPRQE